The sequence GTCAATCCGCGAAGCCGGTGTCGGCGTCGACGCGGCGCCAGCGGGGCAGGCTGGGGCGTGGCAGGAGCGCGGCGACCCGGGGCACGAGGGCGTAGGCGCCGACGGTGAGCAGCGATCCGGCGACGGCGTCGACGATGTAGTGGTTGCCGGTGGCGACCACGACCAGCACGACCAGCAGCCAGTAGCCCAGTGCCAGCCAGCGCAGGCGGCCGCGGCTGAGCCGGCGTAAGTGCAGCCGGGCCGGGGATCACTCCCCGGCCCGGTCCTTGTTTGGGTCGTGTGATGAACGTGTGCGGCCCACCGTGGCGCAGCCATCCGGGGTCATGCTTGGCAGTGTTGTCATCCTGAGCGGAGCCGTGCCCGGCTGGACGCCGGCCACGGCGGAGTCGAAGGATCTCACGTCGGAGCAACGCGCTATGGCGAGATCCTTCGCTCCGCCGCCCGCCGCTCCGCGGCGACCGGCTCTGCTCAGAATGACCTTTCCCATGGCTGGCCGGACGGGTTGATCGGCTCACTGCGAGGACCAGGAGCACGGTCTGGGAGCACTGGCGTGACGCGCGTCTCTTGGGACGTGTGGAACAACGAAACAGCCGGCGCGGAAGCGCCGGCTGTTTGGGTTTCGTTGGGCAATCACCGAGGTGGTGCCTGCTAGCCGGCAACCTCCGCGGTGATGCCCGTAGTACCGTTACTACTCATATCGTGGCATCACCTCCTTTACCCTGCGCGGTCTGGAACTTTGCGAATACGTGCACGAACTCTAACACGCCATGGGGTGGGTGTCAAATGCCTCAGGGGGATCGTTGCTCCCTGAGGGAGCACTAGGGCTCATCACGCCCCGGCACGATCAGCACCTGGCCTGCCTGAAGCCAGCTCGGA is a genomic window of Sphaerobacter thermophilus DSM 20745 containing:
- a CDS encoding phosphatase PAP2 family protein; protein product: MHLRRLSRGRLRWLALGYWLLVVLVVVATGNHYIVDAVAGSLLTVGAYALVPRVAALLPRPSLPRWRRVDADTGFAD